One region of Primulina tabacum isolate GXHZ01 chromosome 1, ASM2559414v2, whole genome shotgun sequence genomic DNA includes:
- the LOC142556628 gene encoding F-box/kelch-repeat protein At3g23880-like: protein MATQESNPFENLPQDLITDILSRLSVKSLLRLRCVSKSWLSLISSPEFQTNYLEVSTTRRRRLVFGSATKLYTWPLHGISYEDPPVDDAPCDFTDVHRYHSIHIVGSCNGLVCLVNLHTGHIFVWNPAIRKYRKLPFPLRLSSREPYGFFYDASSDDYKVVHIVEEPNSRPYSRTYSLRNDSWKSSDWSHGRTPFGGTCVFLNGAIHWIVGYNDNGAKVMAVEAQSLATGELIWSVALPLKRWAFLQVLGERLCACFQCGFRIEVWVMKEYGVEKSWSKVFCLDESGLRRRPLLVTEKGVVTTKTFKRSISFIFLENDDVLRHLKCRYVTATTYGESFVNPNKTW from the coding sequence ATGGCGACCCAAGAATCAAATCCTTTCGAAAATCTTCCACAGGACCTTATCACCGACATCTTATCGAGACTCTCCGTGAAATCTCTTCTCAGGTTAAGATGCGTTTCGAAATCTTGGCTTTCCCTCATCTCCAGCCCCGAATTCCAGACCAACTACCTCGAAGTTTCGACTACTCGCCGCCGAAGACTCGTCTTCGGCTCTGCTACTAAACTTTATACATGGCCGCTTCACGGTATCTCTTATGAAGATCCTCCTGTAGATGATGCGCCGTGCGATTTCACTGATGTTCACCGATATCATAGCATTCATATAGTGGGTTCTTGTAACGGGTTGGTCTGTTTAGTTAATCTACACACAGGTCATATCTTCGTGTGGAATCCGGCGATAAGAAAGTATAGGAAACTACCTTTTCCTTTGCGGTTAAGCTCTCGGGAACCCTACGGGTTCTTTTACGATGCGTCTTCAGATGATTATAAAGTCGTGCACATAGTTGAAGAGCCAAATTCCAGACCATATTCCAGAACTTATAGCTTAAGAAACGATTCGTGGAAGTCGTCGGATTGGTCTCATGGCAGGACGCCGTTTGGTGGAACATGTGTGTTTCTCAATGGGGCTATTCATTGGATAGTTGGATACAATGATAATGGTGCCAAAGTTATGGCCGTGGAGGCGCAAAGCTTGGCAACAGGAGAATTAATTTGGAGTGTGGCACTTCCGTTGAAAAGATGGGCCTTTCTGCAAGTTTTGGGGGAGCGTTTGTGTGCGTGTTTCCAATGTGGTTTTCGAATCGAAGTTTGGGTGATGAAGGAGTATGGTGTGGAGAAATCTTGGAGCAAAGTGTTTTGCTTGGACGAATCCGGATTGAGGAGGAGGCCTTTATTAGTCACAGAGAAAGGGGTTGTCACGACCAAGACTTTTAAAAGATCTATTTCATTCATATTTCTTGAAAATGACGACGTTCTTCGACATTTAAAGTGTAGATATGTTACGGCTACTACCTATGGCGAGAGCTTTGTGAACCCTaataaaacatggtag
- the LOC142556637 gene encoding F-box/kelch-repeat protein At3g06240-like produces MATQESNAFENLPQDLITDILSRLSVKSLLRLRCVSKSWLSLISSPEFQTNYLEVSTTRRRRLVFGSATKLYTWPLHGISYEDPPVDDAPCDFTDVHRYHSIHIVGSCNGLVCLVNLHTGHIFVWNPAIRKYKKLPFTLRFSSREPYGFCYDASSDDYKVVHIVKEPNSRPYSRTYSLRNDTWKSSDWSHGRTPFARSGVFLNGAIHWLVCNNDNGAKVKAVVAQSLATGELLWSVALPLQSRAFLQVLGERLCACFQGGIQIEVWVMEEYGVEKSWSKVFCLDDEFGLRKPLLVTEKGVVTTKTFKRSMGGEGIVTTNNFKRSMPYIFLENGDVLRYLERRHVTATTYVESFVNPSY; encoded by the coding sequence ATGGCGACCCAAGAATCAAATGCTTTCGAAAATCTTCCACAGGACCTTATCACCGACATCTTATCGAGACTCTCCGTGAAATCTCTTCTCAGGTTAAGATGCGTTTCGAAATCTTGGCTTTCCCTCATCTCCAGCCCCGAATTCCAGACCAACTACCTCGAAGTTTCGACTACTCGCCGCCGAAGACTCGTCTTCGGCTCTGCTACTAAACTTTATACATGGCCGCTTCACGGTATCTCTTATGAAGATCCTCCTGTAGATGATGCGCCGTGCGATTTCACTGATGTTCACCGATATCATAGCATTCATATAGTGGGTTCTTGTAACGGGTTGGTCTGTTTAGTTAATCTACACACAGGTCATATCTTCGTGTGGAATCCGGCGATAAGAAAGTATAAGAAACTACCTTTTACTTTGCGGTTCAGCTCCCGGGAACCCTACGGGTTCTGTTACGATGCGTCTTCAGATGATTATAAAGTCGTGCACATAGTTAAAGAGCCAAATTCCAGACCCTATTCCAGAACTTATAGCTTAAGAAACGATACGTGGAAGTCGTCGGATTGGTCTCATGGTAGGACGCCGTTTGCTAGATCCGGTGTGTTTCTGAATGGGGCTATTCATTGGCTAGTTTGCAACAATGATAATGGTGCCAAAGTTAAGGCCGTGGTGGCGCAAAGCTTGGCAACAGGAGAATTACTTTGGAGTGTGGCACTTCCGTTGCAAAGTAGGGCCTTTCTGCAAGTTTTGGGGGAGCGTTTGTGTGCGTGTTTCCAAGGTGGTATTCAAATCGAAGTTTGGGTGATGGAGGAGTATGGTGTGGAGAAATCTTGGAGCAAAGTGTTTTGCTTGGATGATGAATTCGGATTGAGGAAGCCTTTATTAGTCACGGAGAAAGGGGTTGTCACGACCAAGACTTTTAAAAGATCGATGGGAGGGGAAGGGATTGTGACGACCAATAATTTTAAAAGATCGATGCCATACATATTTCTTGAAAATGGGGACGTTCTTCGATATTTAGAGCGTAGACATGTTACGGCTACGACCTATGTTGAGAGCTTTGTGAACCCTAGCTATTAA
- the LOC142556647 gene encoding uncharacterized protein LOC142556647, with the protein MDYASSISANLNNFPVLNGSNFKKWKEHVMIVVGCMDLDYALREDRPALLTSSGTADQNGSLEKWERSNHMSLMIMKHSIPDTIRGAIPEEKDAKKFLTQIADRFTANEKVETSTILNKLFLMWYKEKGNIKEYIIEMSNLVTRLKAFKLELSEDIVVHLVLISLPAQFNQFKISYNTQKEKWTLNELIVQCVQEEERLKQDVIESAHLTSNYQGNCINKKRK; encoded by the coding sequence CATCTTCTATATCTGCCAATCTGAACAACTTTCCAGTACTTAATGGCTCAAACTTCAAGAAATGGAAAGAGCATGTTATGATAGTGGTCGGCTGCATGGATTTGGACTATGCGCTAAGGGAAGATCGCCCCGCACTTTTGACCAGTTCAGGAACTGCTGATCAAAATGGTTCTTTGGAAAAGTGGGAGCGATCAAATCACATGAGTCTGATGATTATGAAACATTCCATTCCAGATACTATAAGGGGTGCAATTCCCGAAGAAAAAGATGCCAAAAAGTTCCTTACTCAAATAGCAGATCGTTTCACTGCAAACGAAAAGGTCGAGACAAGTACTATTCTGAATAAACTTTTCTTAATGTGGTACAAAGAAAAAGGGAACATAAAGGAGTACATAATAGAAATGTCAAATCTTGTGACTCGACTAAAAGCATTCAAGTTGGAATTGTCGGAAGACATAGTCGTACATTTAGTCTTGATCTCTCTGCCTGCGcaatttaatcaattcaaaATAAGTTATAATACCCAGAAGGAAAAGTGGACTTTGAATGAGCTTATTGTGCAGTGCGTTCAGGAGGAGGAGAGATTGAAACAAGATGTGATTGAAAGTGCTCACTTGACATCTAACTATCAAGGTAATTGCAtcaataagaaaagaaaatga